Within the Pseudomonas oryzae genome, the region GGGCAGTACATCCGCATCGACGGCCAGTGGCGGCGCAAGTAGCCGCAGCGCCAGCGGGGCACCGCGGCCGGGTGGCGATGGCGTACAATCGCGCTCCCGTCCGTCGCCCCAGGAACCACCTGCCGTGTTCTTCCGCAACTGGCGGCGCCGCCGCCTGCTCGCCCGCCACCCGCTCGACCCGCAGCTGTGGGCCGCGGTGTGCGCCGAGCTGCCGCTGCTCGCCGGCCTGGACCTGGCCGAGCGCCAGCGCCTGGGCGAGCTGAGCCTGCTGTTCCTCCACGACAAGCAGCTGACCTGCCTGCCCGGGGTCGAGCTGGACGACGGCGCACGCCTGCGCCTGGCCGCCCAGGCCTGCCTGCCGCTGCTCAAGTTGCCCGACCTGGACTGGTACCAGGGCTTCCACCAGCTGCTGCTGTACCCCGACGACTTCCTCAGCCCGCAGCGCCATCGCGACGAGGCCGGCGTCGAGCACGTCTGGGACGACGAGCGCAGCGGCGAGGCCTGGCACCAGGGCCCGGTGATCCTCGCCTGGCCGGGGGTGCAGGCCAGCGGCACGCTGGACGGCTACAACCTGGTGATCCACGAGCTGGCGCACAAGCTCGACATGCTCAACGGCGACGCCAACGGCCTGCCGCCGCTGCACCCGGACATGCGCATCGACGCCTGGGCCACGACCATGCAGCAGGCCTACGACGCGCTCAACGCCGAACTGGACCGCGACCCCGACGCCGCGACCGCCATCGACCCCTACGCCGCGGAGAGCCCGGCCGAGTTCTTCGCGGTGACCAGCGAATACTTCTTCAGCGCCCCCGACC harbors:
- a CDS encoding M90 family metallopeptidase, producing MFFRNWRRRRLLARHPLDPQLWAAVCAELPLLAGLDLAERQRLGELSLLFLHDKQLTCLPGVELDDGARLRLAAQACLPLLKLPDLDWYQGFHQLLLYPDDFLSPQRHRDEAGVEHVWDDERSGEAWHQGPVILAWPGVQASGTLDGYNLVIHELAHKLDMLNGDANGLPPLHPDMRIDAWATTMQQAYDALNAELDRDPDAATAIDPYAAESPAEFFAVTSEYFFSAPDLLAAAFPAVYAQLAAFYRQDPLPRLAPLTAALQAGMAHEQGA